A genomic window from Enoplosus armatus isolate fEnoArm2 chromosome 20, fEnoArm2.hap1, whole genome shotgun sequence includes:
- the gpr142 gene encoding probable G-protein coupled receptor 142, whose product MYQLPGLHFSSSSSSSSPSSSTSPQRVSSSDVGDSVGAGDRLGSAKVMSDWSNVTTSGYQEPPKSKCVLGFIPVIYYSVLLCVGVPVNILTAVALSRLASRTKKARYYYLLAVTGSDILSQLFIIFVGFLLETAVFHRDVPSLLLHSVSAAEFAANHASIWSTVPLTVDRYLALCHPLLHRQISYPARARKIIAVVLALSLASGVPFFWWSDMWRNSHPATALDTVLVWTHVTIIYFLPCSIFLVLNSLISHTLRVRQRQQPCQEERVSKSSPPRRLGKTTAMLLAITSVFSVLWAPRTFVVIYHLYVSSVHRDWRVHLAYDLSNMLAMLNTAVNFFLYCFVSKPFRGAVRDVILLRGGPLYPHRALPHPQAPTNVSISSLYSGNHKRSQRDSTPLSPRRARKPS is encoded by the exons ATGTACCAGCTGCCTGGActccacttctcctcctcctcctcctcctcctctccgtcctcctccacGTCTCCTCAGCGGGTGTCCAGCAGCGATGTCGGGGACTCTGTAGGAGCAGGGGACCGGCT GGGAAGCGCCAAGGTCATGAGCGACTGGTCCAATGTGACAACGTCCGGCTACCAGGAGCCACCGAAGTCCAAATGCGTCCTGGGCTTCATCCCTGTCATCTACTACAGCGTTCTGCTCTGTGTGGGCGTTCCAG TGAACATCCTCACAGCAGTGGCTTTGTCCAGACTGGCGTCCCGCACCAAGAAAGCTCGGTACTACTACCTGCTGGCGGTGACGGGCTCAGATATTCTCTCCCAgctcttcatcatctttgtcGGCTTCCTGCTGGAGACGGCGGTTTTTCACCGCGATGTCCCCTCACTCCTGCTGCACTCTGTCAGTGCTGCAGAGTTCGCCGCCAACCACGCCTCCATCTGGTCCACTGTACCCCTCACCGTGGACCGCTATTTGGCGCTGtgccaccccctcctccaccgCCAGATCAGCTACCCGGCCCGGGCCAGGAAGATCATCGCGGTGGTCCTGGCTTTATCGCTCGCATCGGGCGTGCCCTTCTTCTGGTGGTCGGACATGTGGAGGAACAGCCACCCGGCCACAGCGCTGGACACCGTCCTCGTATGGACACATGTAACTATCATCTACTTCCTGCCCTGCAGCATCTTCTTGGTGCTGAACTCCTTGATAAGCCACACGCTGAGGGtgaggcagaggcagcagcctTGCCAGGAGGAGCGAGTGTCAAAGTCCTCGCCTCCTCGGCGACTTGGGAAAACCACGGCCATGCTGCTGGCCATCacctctgtgttctctgtgctGTGGGCTCCCAGGACTTTCGTGGTCATCTACCACCTGTATGTGTCCTCAGTTCACAGAGACTGGCGAGTCCACCTGGCCTACGACCTGTCCAACATGCTGGCCATGCTCAACACCGCCGTCAACTTCTTCCTCTACTGCTTCGTTAGTAAGCCTTTCCGTGGCGCCGTGCGGGACGTCATACTGCTCAGGGGGGGCCCGCTGTATCCACACCGCGCTCTGCCGCACCCGCAGGCCCCCACCAAcgtctccatctcctctctgtaCAGTGGGAACCACAAGCGCTCACAGCGGGACTCCACCCCTTTGTCACCTCGCAGGGCCAGAAAGCCCTCATGA
- the btbd17a gene encoding BTB/POZ domain-containing protein 17: MVKLVVQIHVGVLFLALCLHSGAAAAGMLKVDGAQDGGGSGGDTISHSVTLVQRLEALLVQGNGSDVALRVETPNAEEVKVIQAHSLVLSLQSPVFEEMMMSRNSSTLVLKESSDCAAAFDKFIRYLYCGEISLRLDQATPLHKLATKYQVNGLQQGITQYMTQNLARDSSGHVAGWYEYALQVGDVTLRDSCLQYMAWNLSSVLQSGEWVTISSQLLMSLLQRSDLILQSEVELFAALEAWIIQNEPDGLTAENALRAVRYAMMPPRELFRLQTQSSVLARYQESVRDLLYMSYQFHSASPMHMAKYFDVNCSLFMPRNYLSPAWGSPWIISNPTRDDRSTSFQTQLGPSGHDASKRVTWNALFSPRWLPLSVRSMYTETGAMQPTRVEGGRPRIIITPATSSADFAGVNFQKTVLVMAQQQGKMVVKHVYNFHQSTEENGDFLAEADLYRRTSEYLIDSSLFLHIVVKPLYQTLITTKN, encoded by the exons atggtGAAACTAGTAGTTCAGATCCATGTCGGCGTGCTGTTCTTGGCTCTCTGTCTGCACTCGggggcagctgctgcag gCATGCTGAAAGTTGACGGGGCCCAGGATGGAGGTGGCAGCGGTGGGGACACCATCAGCCACTCTGTGACCCTGGTGCAGCGCCTGGAGGCCCTGCTGGTCCAGGGGAACGGCAGCGACGTGGCGCTCAGGGTGGAGACGCCCAACGCAGAAGAGGTGAAGGTGATCCAGGCTCACTCGCTGGTGCTCTCCCTGCAGAGCCCGGTGTTCgaggagatgatgatgagcCGCAATAGCAGCACGCTGGTCCTGAAAGAGAGCTCCGACTGTGCTGCTGCGTTCGACAAGTTCATCAG GTATCTGTATTGTGGAGAGATTTCTCTGCGTCTGGACCAGGCCACACCTTTACACAAGCTGGCCACCAAGTACCAAGTGAATGGTCTCCAGCAGGGCATCACCCAGTACATGACCCAGAATCTGGCCCGGGACTCCTCAGGCCACGTGGCGGGCTGGTACGAGTACGCCCTGCAGGTCGGGGACGTGACTCTGAGGGACAGCTGTCTCCAGTATATGGCCTGGAACCTGTCCTCGGTGCTGCAGAGCGGAGAGTGGGTGACCATCAGCAGCCAGCTGCTCATGTCCCTGCTGCAGCGCTCGGACCTCATCCTGCAGAGTGAGGTGGAGCTCTTCGCAGCTCTGGAGGCCTGGATTATTCAGAATGAGCCGGACGGTCTGACAGCGGAGAACGCTTTGAGAGCTGTGCGTTACGCCATGATGCCTCCACGGGAGCTCTTCCGCCTGCAGACCCAGTCATCGGTCCTGGCTCGCTACCAGGAGTCGGTGCGCGACCTGCTGTACATGTCTTACCAGTTTCACTCTGCGTCGCCAATGCACATGGCCAAATACTTTGACGTGAACTGCAGCCTCTTCATGCCCAGGAACTACCTGTCGCCAGCGTGGGGGTCGCCCTGGATCATCAGCAACCCCACGCGAGACGACCGCAGCACCAGCTTCCAGACGCAGCTGGGGCCCAGCGGCCACGACGCCAGCAAGCGGGTGACTTGGAACGCCCTGTTCTCGCCACGCTGGTTACCCCTCAGCGTGAGGTCGATGTACACGGAGACGGGCGCCATGCAGCCGACACGTGTGGAGGGAGGGCGCCCTCGCATCATCATCACGCCGGCCACGTCCAGCGCGGATTTCGCCGGGGTGAACTTCCAGAAGACAGTGCTTGTGATGGCTCAGCAGCAGGGGAAGATGGTGGTGAAACACGTCTACAACTTCCACCAGAGCACCGAGGAAAACGGTGATTTCTTGGCCGAAGCTGACCTGTACCGGCGGACGTCTGAATACCTTATCGATagctccctcttcctccataTTGTGGTGAAGCCGCTGTACCAAACCCTCATAACCACCAAGAACTga
- the map2k6 gene encoding LOW QUALITY PROTEIN: dual specificity mitogen-activated protein kinase kinase 6 (The sequence of the model RefSeq protein was modified relative to this genomic sequence to represent the inferred CDS: inserted 1 base in 1 codon), translating to MKIEACILHLCCKASXMEGGSEKEGKVFCASPPPHQSKGEMSQPKGGKRKPVLKLSKEVFEQPPPAAVPPRDLDSKACVTIGEKNFEVKADDLEQIGELGRGAYGVVDKMRHVPSGLIMAVKRIRATVNTQEQKRLLMDLDISMRTVDCFYTVTFYGALFREGDVWICMELMDTSLDKFYKQVIEKGMTIPEDILGKIAVSIVKALEHLHSNLQVIHRDVKPSNVLINTQGQVKMCDFGISGYLVDSVAKTMDAGCKPYMAPERINPETNQKGYNVKSDIWSLGITMIELAILRFPYDSWGTPFQQLKQVVEEPSPQLPADQFSPEFVDFSSLCLKKVSKERPTYTELMQHPFFTSHEAKETDVASFVKVILGD from the exons ATGAAGATCGAGGCTTGTATTTTGCATCTTTGTTGCAAAGCAA cgatggagggagggagtgagaaagAAGGCAAAGTCTTTTGTGCTTCCCCTCCCCCTCATCAAAGCAAAGGGGAAATGTCTCAGCCAAAGGGAG gtaAGAGGAAGCCGGTGCTCAAGCTCTCCAAGGAGGTGTTTGAGCAGCCTCCTCCCGCCGCAGT acccCCCAGAGATTTGGATTCGAAAGCTTGTGTAACCATCGGAGAGAAG AATTTCGAGGTGAAGGCAGATGACCTGGAGCAGATCGGCGAGCTCGGCCGAGGCGCGTACGGCGTGGTGGACAAGATGAGGCACGTGCCCAGCGGCCTGATCATGGCTGTGAAG CGGATTCGGgccacagtgaacacacaggaGCAGAAGAGGCTGCTCATGGACCTGGACATCTCCATGAGGACAGTGGACTGTTTCTACACGGTCACCTTCTACGGAGCTCTATTCAGAGAG GGTGACGTCTGGATCTGCATGGAGCTGATGGACACCTCCCTCGACAAGTTCTACAAGCAGGTGATCGAGAAGGGCATGACCATCCCCGAGGACATCCTGGGAAAGATCGCCGTCTCA ATAGTAAAAGCTTTGGAGCATCTGCACAGCAATCTGCAAGTCATACACAGAG ACGTGAAGCCCTCCAACGTGCTGATCAACACTCAGGGCCAGGTGAAGATGTGCGACTTTGGCATCAGCGGCTACCTGGTCGACTCTGTGGCCAAAACCATGGACGCCGGCTGCAAACCCTACATGGCG CCGGAGAGGATCAACCCCGAGACCAACCAGAAAGGCTACAACGTCAAGTCTGACATCTGGAGTTTAGGCATCACGATG ATCGAGCTCGCCATCCTGCGCTTCCCGTACGACTCGTGGGGGACGCCCTTCCAGCAGCTGAAGCAGGTGGTGGAAGAACCTTCGCCCCAGCTTCCTGCTGACCAGTTCTCCCCCGAGTTTGTGgacttctcctctctgtg CTTAAAGAAAGTTTCCAAAGAGCGGCCGACTTACACAGAACTCATG caACATCCCTTCTTCACCTCCCATGAGGCCAAAGAGACCGACGTGGCTAGCTTTGTCAAAGTCATCTTGGGGGACTGA